A part of Gossypium hirsutum isolate 1008001.06 chromosome A07, Gossypium_hirsutum_v2.1, whole genome shotgun sequence genomic DNA contains:
- the LOC121203671 gene encoding serine/threonine-protein phosphatase 7 long form homolog — MASLINKDLAYICDTVNNMVKYCYLLITGLVPVLRGQVNGLGYSPDARLMPYLELAGFELAALTRTFDLRYDLISALVKRWRPETHTFHLPCGECTVTLEDVALQFGLPIDRNAVMGVSAIAESAALCYSLLRASPGDDESNFSELKFTWLKANFEHLSVNAIEEELIWGSTVLAMLYHKLCRTTKPNAVDIGGCLVLLQSWAFYRMSFLASFIWMPYRRPEIAAIIPSSAYVHSQSWCTNAPIISFNVVEWYHGDQVLRQFGCIQYIPDLPIQVGKVHSINKRGKHGIHWGVVHRNLLRCGISDGSKTSDGYVFRFATIVRVHTMVL; from the exons atggctTCATTGATCAATAAGGATCTTGCTTACATATGTGACACAGTTAATAATATGGTaaaatattgttatttgttaatcacgG GACTCGTACCGGTATTAAGAGGCCAGGTGAATGGCTTAGGATATTCTCCGGATGCACGACTGATGCCCTACTTGGAGCTAGCTGGATTCGAGTTAGCAGCATTGACCCGGACGTTCGATTTGCGGTACGATTTAATATCCGCATTGGTTAAGCGTTGGCgcccggagacccacacttttcatttgccgtgtggggagtgcactgTCACTCTGGAGGATGTTGCATTGCAGTTTGGGCTCCCAATCGACAGGAATGCCGTCATGGGTGTAAGTGCGATAGCTGAGTCGGCTGCACTTTGTTATAGCCTACTAAGAGCCTCGCCTGGCGATGATGAGTCCAATTTTTcggagttgaaatttacatggctgAAAGCAAATTTTGAGCATTTATCAGTTAATGCCATTGAAGAAGAGTTGAT TTGGGGTTCCACAGTTCTAGCTATGTTGTATCATAAGCTTTGTCGGACGACAAAGCCTAACGCCGTAGACATAGGCGGATGCCTTGTATTGTTGCAGTCATGGGCTTTTTATCGGATGTCATTCTTGGCATCG tttatatggatgccaTATCGTAGACCAGAAATTGCAGCTATTATACCTTCGTCTGCCTACGTTCATTCTCAATCGTGGTGCACTAACGCACCAATTATCAGTTTCAATGTAGTCGAGTGGTACCACGGGGATCAAGTACTACGACAGTTTGGTTGCATCCAGTATATCCCGGATCTGCCAATACAGGTGGGGAAGGTTCACAGCATCAACAAGAGAgggaaacatggaatacattgggGGGTTGTGCACCGAAATTTGTTGCGGTGTGGGATATCGGATGGGTCGAAGACCTCAGATGGATATGTCTTCCGATTCGCAACCatcgttagagtacatacaatggtactcTAG
- the LOC121232199 gene encoding mitochondrial fission protein ELM1: protein MRPIRLPEPPSPTIGVPEIFEGGAYSVIRRAVIIGNGYPGSENQSIGLVRALGLYDKHVIYRVTRPRGGINEWLLWLPVSLHQKLDYLIQFIQIYSRGRNYVPLPLEHGGGSVGLASVLEADVKQIVTMARQTFEKDGPLLVVASGRDTISVASSIRRLASENVFVIQIQHPRSQLNRFDLVITPRHDFYPLTPQAQEQVPQFLHRWITPREPPDRHVILTLGALHQIDSATLRSTAAAWHDEFAPLPKPLLVVNIGWPTSHCRYGADLAKQLTAYLLNILSSCGTVRISFSSRTPEKVSKIIVKEFADNPKVYIWGGQEPNPHMGHLAWADAFVVTADSVSLISEACSTGKPVYVMGPERCKWKLSDFHKSLRERGVVRPFTGSEDIAESWSYPPLNDTAEAASQVREALAERGWRVRP, encoded by the exons ATGAGACCAATACGCCTTCCGGAACCTCCCAGCCCCACCATAGGAGTGCCGGAGATCTTCGAAGGCGGCGCCTACAGCGTTATCAGACGCGCCGTCATCATCGGCAACGGCTACCCTGGATCCGAGAATCAGAGTATCGGGTTGGTCCGAGCTCTCGGCTTATACGACAAGCATGTTATTTAT CGAGTTACGAGGCCAAGAGGAGGGATAAACGAGTGGCTTCTTTGGCTTCCAGTTAGTCTTCACCAAAAATTGGATTATCTCATCCAGTTCATTCAAATTTACTCCCGAGGGAGGAATTATGTGCCTTTACCTCTAGAACATGGTGGTGGAAGTGTTGGCTTGGCTTCTGTTTTAGAAGCTGATGTTAAGCAGATCGTAACCATGGCTCGCCAGACTTTTGAAAA GGATGGTCCTTTGCTAGTTGTTGCATCAGGAAGAGACACCATTTCAGTTGCAAGTTCTATAAGACGTTTGGCCTCGGAGAATGTTTTTGTCATTCAG ATACAACATCCTAGGTCACAGTTGAATAGGTTTGATTTGGTGATCACCCCTCGTCATGACTTCTATCCATTAACTCCTCAAGCTCAAGAACAGGTTCCTCAGTTTCTTCACAGGTGGATTACTCCGCGTGAACCTCCTGATAGGCATGTG ATACTCACTTTGGGAGCTCTACATCAAATTGATTCAGCTACACTTCGCAGCACAGCTGCTGCATGGCATGATGAGTTTGCACCTCTGCCAAAGCCCTTACTAGTGGTTAACATTGGCTGGCCTACAA GCCACTGTCGATATGGTGCAGATCTTGCAAAGCAGCTAACTGCTTATCTTCTCAATATCCTTTCAAGCTGTGGCACTGTCCGAATATCCTTCTCCAGTAGGACGCCTGAAAAG GTATCAAAGATTATTGTGAAAGAATTTGCTGATAATCCAAAAGTTTACATCTGGGGCGGTCAAG AACCAAATCCACATATGGGGCATTTAGCTTGGGCAGATGCTTTTGTCGTCACAGCAGACTCGGTTAGTCTGATAAGCGAGGCTTGCAGTACTGG GAAACCTGTCTATGTTATGGGGCCTGAGCGTTGTAAATGGAAACTATCGGACTTCCATAAATCTTTAAGGGAACGAGGTGTGGTTCGGCCATTTACAGGTTCTGAAGAT ATTGCAGAAAGCTGGAGCTATCCTCCCCTCAACGACACGGCAGAAGCAGCAAGTCAGGTGCGTGAAGCACTTGCTGAGCGTGGATGGAGGGTTCGGCCATAA
- the LOC107954126 gene encoding OVARIAN TUMOR DOMAIN-containing deubiquitinating enzyme 6 isoform X2: MMDNSGEKVASETEVSSGEPSPIGSRSSHPPPPPAPPPKPSSENLNSRRFASGSSNPVRAGSSRRAVAWPIVSTRTSPSESRPSSPRSHSENEGYNSADEQSPCFVSSYGDAERERQFEIDIRLAIGLEVKRMLEDGNCLFGAVADQVYGDFEAYHLIRQMCIDYMVYGNNVEIQALSEMYNRPIHIYSYSIEPINIFHGSYNTDTPPIRLSYHHGNHYNSLVDPRRLTIGAGLGFSCLQGTNVDKDQVKDAIKAQQDQQIDNALLAEGRFYSDLELTEKEIE, from the exons ATGATGGATAATTCAGGTGAAAAAGTTGCTTCTGAAACCGAAGTTTCAAGTGGTGAACCCTCCCCAATTGGCAGCAGAAGTTCTCATCCTCCTCCACCTCCTGCTCCACCACCTAAACCTTCATCAGAAAATTTAAATTCAAGAAGATTTGCCTCAGGAAGCTCAAATCCTGTTCGTGCTGGATCATCTAGAAGAGCTGTTGCCTGGCCCATCGTTTCTACAAGAACCTCACCATCTGAGTCAAGGCCTTCTTCTCCTAGATCTCATAGTGAGAATGAGGGTTACAATAGTGCTGATGAACAAAGCCCATGCTTTGTATCCTCATATGGTGATGCT GAAAGGGAGCGGCAATTTGAAATTGATATTAGACTAGCAATAGGTTTAGAAGTCAAACGGATGCTAGAAGATGGGAACTGCCTCTTCGGAGCTGTTGCTGATCAAGTGTATGGGGACTTTGAAGCTTATCATTTGATTCGTCAAATGTGCATTGACTACATG GTCTATGGGAACAATGTGGAGATTCAAGCcttatcagaaatgtataacagACCTATTCATATCTACTCCTACAGCATAG AACCTATCAACATATTTCATGGAAGCTATAATACTGACACACCTCCCATAAGGCTTAGCTACCATCATGGGAATCATTACAATTCACTTGTTGACCCACGTCGTTTGACAATTGGCGCTGGGCTTGGATTTAGCTGTCTTCAAGGG ACTAATGTGGACAAGGATCAAGTCAAGGATGCTATTAAAGCTCAACAAGACCAACAGATTGATAAT GCACTCCTGGCGGAGGGGCGGTTCTACTCTGATCTGGAACTTACTGAGAAGGAAATCGAGTGA
- the LOC107954126 gene encoding OVARIAN TUMOR DOMAIN-containing deubiquitinating enzyme 6 isoform X1 — MMDNSGEKVASETEVSSGEPSPIGSRSSHPPPPPAPPPKPSSENLNSRRFASGSSNPVRAGSSRRAVAWPIVSTRTSPSESRPSSPRSHSENEGYNSADEQSPCFVSSYGDAERERQFEIDIRLAIGLEVKRMLEDGNCLFGAVADQVYGDFEAYHLIRQMCIDYMERERDHFSQFITEGFTSYCKRKRIDKVYGNNVEIQALSEMYNRPIHIYSYSIEPINIFHGSYNTDTPPIRLSYHHGNHYNSLVDPRRLTIGAGLGFSCLQGTNVDKDQVKDAIKAQQDQQIDNALLAEGRFYSDLELTEKEIE; from the exons ATGATGGATAATTCAGGTGAAAAAGTTGCTTCTGAAACCGAAGTTTCAAGTGGTGAACCCTCCCCAATTGGCAGCAGAAGTTCTCATCCTCCTCCACCTCCTGCTCCACCACCTAAACCTTCATCAGAAAATTTAAATTCAAGAAGATTTGCCTCAGGAAGCTCAAATCCTGTTCGTGCTGGATCATCTAGAAGAGCTGTTGCCTGGCCCATCGTTTCTACAAGAACCTCACCATCTGAGTCAAGGCCTTCTTCTCCTAGATCTCATAGTGAGAATGAGGGTTACAATAGTGCTGATGAACAAAGCCCATGCTTTGTATCCTCATATGGTGATGCT GAAAGGGAGCGGCAATTTGAAATTGATATTAGACTAGCAATAGGTTTAGAAGTCAAACGGATGCTAGAAGATGGGAACTGCCTCTTCGGAGCTGTTGCTGATCAAGTGTATGGGGACTTTGAAGCTTATCATTTGATTCGTCAAATGTGCATTGACTACATG GAGCGAGAGAGAGATCACTTTTCTCAGTTTATAACAGAAGGCTTTACATCTTATTGTAAGAGGAAAAGAATAGATAAG GTCTATGGGAACAATGTGGAGATTCAAGCcttatcagaaatgtataacagACCTATTCATATCTACTCCTACAGCATAG AACCTATCAACATATTTCATGGAAGCTATAATACTGACACACCTCCCATAAGGCTTAGCTACCATCATGGGAATCATTACAATTCACTTGTTGACCCACGTCGTTTGACAATTGGCGCTGGGCTTGGATTTAGCTGTCTTCAAGGG ACTAATGTGGACAAGGATCAAGTCAAGGATGCTATTAAAGCTCAACAAGACCAACAGATTGATAAT GCACTCCTGGCGGAGGGGCGGTTCTACTCTGATCTGGAACTTACTGAGAAGGAAATCGAGTGA
- the LOC121232200 gene encoding F-box protein At2g27310: MNSTTSLPLHQGGNTPISALHPDIFQSHILALLDGPSLASLACVSSQLHALSTDDILWFNICSSTWPSLNHPRLQQIISTFPSGHRSFFSDSFPFPDLQPLKLDVNSCTLPTELIFAVDVYYQNQIIYSKVEEMDTSSSWFLCSPFRVDLLDPKDSASTPVKYLGGSQDEAWLKHLEENLSSSWIVINPTRKKAVNLSSRRAVSVQRHWLTGDVQVRFGTVTAGDEGRGSSKELVECGVVVTCCGKEGGEMHVREVCMVMEDMEGKGLNGKESVVILEGVIEQGRRKRGEGNEGKVKYEEFQERKRKRKEENQRKERVLDLVCITVGVVGFVSFWSAILFK, translated from the coding sequence ATGAATTCCACAACATCCCTGCCCCTTCATCAAGGCGGCAACACCCCAATCTCCGCCCTCCATCCTGACATCTTCCAATCCCACATCCTCGCCCTACTCGACGGCCCTTCCCTCGCCTCCCTCGCCTGCGTTTCCTCTCAATTACACGCCCTCTCCACCGATGATATTCTCTGGTTTAACATTTGTTCTTCCACTTGGCCGTCCCTCAACCATCCACGTCTTCAACAAATCATCTCTACTTTCCCCTCCGGCCACCGCTCATTCTTCTCCGATTCTTTCCCCTTCCCCGATCTCCAACCGTTGAAGCTGGACGTCAACTCTTGCACTCTGCCAACGGAATTAATCTTTGCCGTTGATGTTTATTATCAAAACCAGATTATTTATTCTAAAGTCGAAGAAATGGACACGTCAAGCAGCTGGTTTTTGTGTTCCCCGTTCCGGGTGGATTTACTTGACCCGAAAGATTCGGCTTCGACGCCGGTAAAGTATCTCGGTGGCAGTCAAGATGAAGCCTGGCTAAAACATTTGGAAGAGAACTTGAGTTCAAGCTGGATCGTTATCAACCCGACCCGGAAGAAGGCGGTGAACTTGTCGAGTAGGAGAGCGGTTTCGGTGCAGCGGCACTGGTTAACAGGTGATGTGCAGGTGCGGTTTGGGACAGTGACAGCAGGAGATGAAGGGCGAGGATCATCCAAAGAGTTGGTAGAGTGTGGGGTAGTGGTCACGTGCTGCGGAAAAGAAGGAGGGGAAATGCACGTGAGGGAAGTGTGCATGGTAATGGAGGACATGGAAGGGAAAGGGTTGAATGGGAAGGAGAGTGTAGTCATTTTGGAAGGGGTGATAGAGCAGGGGAGGAGGAAAAGAGGGGAGGGAAATGAAGGGAAAGTAAAATACGAGGAATTCCAAGAGAGGAAAAGGAAGAGGAAAGAAGAGAATCAAAGGAAAGAAAGGGTATTGGATTTGGTCTGCATTACGGTTGGCGTCGTGGGTTTTGTTTCCTTTTGGTCGGCTATATTGTTCAAGTAA